A genomic stretch from Setaria viridis chromosome 1, Setaria_viridis_v4.0, whole genome shotgun sequence includes:
- the LOC140221370 gene encoding disease resistance protein RGA2-like, giving the protein MQSHQEDVELHSRSDSQEQALQEDEVLQLQSDLRDLRDTLPVVYGLIDLAEWRNHEQCVAKLLEKLKDAVYEAEDLIDEFAWYELKVSAEGNATSVQPYIDFFRSVTRGRFNKVTDIHKRLTNRSSDLKDMGLLRQVSPRFDKAVRPETSSFPTETKIFGREEEVKQVIKCLGVPAKCGRTNSKRKRRSAIVESASNQVNNIHGNNETIITNFSVLPIVGLGGVGKTTLAQNICNHPQVKSHFDLIIWICVSDDFDVKRLTKEAIQSYSKRDAVKDNLNSLQNSLAIKLKTKRLLLVLDDMWDDALKKNGQCWERFCVPLKNVLHGSMIMVTTRSQNVADRVHTMDPIKLEGLKDDVFWDFFKHSVFGLNSSQIEPELERIGRNILPKLMGSPLAAKTVGRLLQISIDTTHWENILNSELWDLEQEETDILPALRLSYIYLPLHLKRCFSFCAVYPKDYKFQKRSLAEIWIAEGFVEPRGDIPIENIDHRYFYDLVNRSFFEKHRGTYVIHDLIHDMAQLVSKDECFTIKFRVIFRKSPQAFVIYQYSLARRLTGTTC; this is encoded by the exons ATGCAAAGCCACCAAGAAGATGTTGAACTGCACTCACGGAGTGATTCACAGGAACAGGCACTTCAAGAAGATGAGGTGCTGCAGTTGCAGAGCGACCTCAGAGACCTTAGGGATACTCTACCAGTAGTGTACGGCCTCATTGATCTAGCAGAATGGAGAAACCACGAACAGTGTGTGGCAAAGCTCCTTGAAAAGCTCAAGGATGCAGTTTATGAGGCGGAGGACCTCATTGATGAGTTTGCATGGTATGAGTTGAAGGTGTCAGCAGAGGGCAATGCTACCTCAGTGCAGCCTTACATTGACTTCTTTCGCAGTGTCACTCGAGGTCGCTTCAACAAGGTGACTGATATCCATAAAAGGCTCACTAATCGTTCTAGCGACCTCAAGGATATGGGCTTATTACGTCAGGTGTCTCCACGGTTTGACAAAGCGGTCAGGCCTGAGACCAGTTCTTTTCCCACTGAGACAAAGATATTTGGACGCGAGGAGGAAGTGAAGCAGGTTATTAAATGTCTTGGCGTACCTGCAAAATGTGGCAGGACTAATTCCAAACGCAAGAGAAGAAGTGCAATTGTTGAGTCAGCAAGCAACCAAGTTAATAATATCCATGGAAATAACGAAACAATAATAACAAACTTTTCTGTTTTGCCAATAGTTGGACTTGGGGGCGTCGGAAAGACTACACTGGCCCAAAATATTTGCAATCATCCACAAGTGAAATCTCATTTTGACCTGATCATATGGATTTGCGTCTCAGATGACTTTGATGTGAAGAGGTTAACTAAAGAGGCCATACAATCATATTCTAAAAGAGACGCGGTGAAGGACAACTTAAATTCTCTTCAGAATTCTCTCGCTATTAAACTGAAAACAAAAAGATTGTTACTTGTCCTTGACGACATGTGGGATGATGCATTGAAGAAAAATGGACAGTGTTGGGAGAGGTTCTGTGTACCTCTTAAAAATGTACTCCATGGGAGTATGATAATGGTTACCact ag GTCTCAAAACGTCGCTGATAGAGTGCACACAATGGATCCCATTAAATTGGAAGGTTTGAAGGACGATGTCTTTTGGGATTTCTTTAAACATTCTGTGTTTGGATTAAATAGCTCTCAGATTGAACCAGAGTTGGAGCGTATTGGTAGAAACATACTACCTAAACTGATGGGTTCTCCTTTGGCTGCCAAAACTGTTGGTCGACTATTGCAAATTAGCATCGACACTACACACTGGGAAAATATACTTAATAGTGAACTGTGGGATCTGGAACAAGAGGAGACTGACATTTTGCCGGCTCTTCGGTTGAGCTATATATATTTACCACTCCACTTGAAGAGATGCTTCTCATTTTGTGCAGTCTATCCTAAAGACTACAAATTTCAAAAGCGAAGTTTAGCTGAAATTTGGATAGCAGAAGGCTTTGTGGAACCTCGAGGTGACATTCCAATTGAAAATATTGACCATCGGTACTTTTATGACCTTGTAAATCGGTCCTTCTTTGAGAAACATCGCGGTACATATGTGATCCATGACCTTATCCATGATATGGCCCAACTAGTCTCAAAGGATGAATGCTTCACAATAAAGTTCAGAGTGATTTTCAGAAAATCCCCCCAAGCGTTCGTCATCTATCAATACTCTCTAGCACGAAGATTGACAGGGACAACTTGTTGA
- the LOC140221595 gene encoding uncharacterized protein codes for MTDVVGDNNDNIGSNFSSLTKLTIGKCHTLSSIEQFLHPAYVPGIKIIEIQYCHRLVSLPSFRHSSCLEELKVCTCPNINSSSLYAPSLKKLELKEDCGNLADNIDCSSLTYLHISQSHSTSIQLQISAGTFPSLTELTITNCSKLQTVDDLHVSFPLLTDLLISHCQLPNGQKGMKLPASLKSLELLGCEDLSAWFPRCLENLASLMFMKVHHCKGELSIPGHMWSSNLASLRLLQIHGCPDLVSVGGPKAIAGIEKVWIERCPKFKELKQPVFESGFREINVVCLDGTWAYTCLISMFLITTARIHMHNT; via the exons ATGACGGATGTGGTTGGTGACAATAACGACAacattggaagcaatttctcatCCCTTACAAAACTAACCATTGGAAAGTGCCATACTTTATCAAGCATTGAACAATTTCTGCATCCAGCTTATGTGCCAGGAATCAAGATAATAGAGATCCAATATTGCCACAGGTTAGTGTCACTACCAAGTTTTAGACATTCGAGCTGCCTTGAAGAACTGAAGGTCTGCACATGCCCAAACATCAATTCGTCAAGTTTATACGCTCCATCCCTCAAGAAGCTCGAGCTGAAAGAAGACTGTGGGAATCTGGCAGACAATATCGATTGCTCCTCCCTAACCTACTTGCATATATCACAATCGCATTCAACGTCGATTCAGTTACAAAT CAGCGCTGGAACATTCCCATCTCTCACTGAACTGACCATCACCAATTGCTCGAAATTGCAAACCGTTGATGACCTCCATGTGAGTTTTCCTTTGCTTACGGATTTGCTCATTTCGCACTGTCAACTACCCAATGGGCAAAAGGGGATGAAGTTACCCGCATCTCTCAAAAGCCTCGAGTTACTAGGTTGTGAGGATTTGTCTGCCTGGTTTCCGAGGTGCCTAGAGAACCTCGCATCCCTGATGTTCATGAAGGTGCATCATTGTAAGGGAGAACTGTCTATTCCAGGCCACATGTGGAGCAGTAACCTGGCATCACTCAGGCTATTGCAGATTCATGGTTGTCCAGACCTTGTCTCAGTTGGTGGACCAAAAGCAATTGCAGGCATAGAGAAAGTATGGATTGAAAGATGCCCAAAATTCAAGGAATTAAAGCAGCCTGTGTTCGAAAGTGGTTTCCGTGAGATAAATGTCGTCTGCCTCGATGGTACGTGGGCTTACACTTGTTTGATTTCAATGTTTCTTATTACTACTGCTCGCATCCATATGCACAACACTTAA
- the LOC117853946 gene encoding putative disease resistance protein RGA3 yields MSLSKAIGVISGINEFGNLFQVIRPAVSFMLSHLSGSEEKKLKEDDVLQLQSDLRCLRDTLPAMYNLIDRAEWRSHVPCVEQLLPHLKDAVYDAEDLLDEFEWYELKLKIEGNATQLSPFIDFFHNVTHGSFNKVVDVHKRLSNLSRQIENMGLHEATPRFDKLLRPVTTSFRTEPKIFGREKELEEVMRLLGVPNYCTLSSSKRKKSSNAANNKPRITSVPVLPVVGIGGVGKTTLVQQITTLQRVKSHFDKIIWICVSDEFDVERFTKVLIKSLSGKEATAKNLDDLQQDLVERVQEKRFLIILDDIWPDALKEDGRCWRKFCAPLTNVLQGSMLLVTTRFAEVADLVGTMDSFALEGLKDDAFWNFFMLCVFGSEDSHIDPQLELIGRSILPKFKGTPLAAKTIGRLLRKSRNTAHWNDILNNELWQIEQKETDILPALRLSYMYLPFHLKRCFSFCAVYPKDYNFQMGSLAEIWVSEGFVEPQGSIPLQHIGCQYFEELVNLSFFQKLRGAYVIHDLMHDMAQLVSKEECFIVKNANDVENVPQNVRHLSILSTYVKSAGIQSLWKHTKLRTLLCNNYLTSSIPTSVMDRWFTELKCLRVASMCTLPQSIGNQKHLRYLEISGYGLGNSLPSSFCSLYNLQILYATACTVNELPRGFNKLINLQKFKSNFPIKVEIDAAEWGEKIGLINNFNQTTTDLIIYNLGAISKDHAAELKEKIHLNSLTLGWSSLICPEHNETDVIEALHPPTNIKSVYLNGYPGECLPSLFANLAAVTVDNNNGIVGTNFGSLTELSIEGCRKLSNLEQFLQPAYVPAIRKIVISDCPSLKSIPTEWFEYFPSLQELNMYKCPNITHLLAPCIKKLILSSVNLRDFMDYLGSNFNNHEFWEYCENSGIDVQYVSIAHSRANGQVERTNGMLLEALKKRLHDIGNTKGGKLLKELTNILWGLRT; encoded by the exons ATGAGCCTATCGAAGGCCATTGGGGTAATTAGCGGCATCAATGAGTTTGGTAATTTGTTCCAAGTGATCAGACCTGCTGTCTCATTTATGCTCTCGCACTTGAGTGGATCAGAGGAGAAAAAACTTAAAGAAGATGATGTCCTGCAGTTGCAAAGTGATCTTCGATGTCTACGTGATACTCTACCAGCAATGTACAACCTCATAGATCGAGCAGAATGGAGGAGCCATGTACCTTGTGTGGAACAGCTCCTTCCCCATCTGAAGGATGCGGTGTATGATGCAGAGGACCTTCTGGACGAGTTCGAATGGTACgagctgaagttgaaaattgaGGGCAATGCAACCCAGCTTTCTCCTTTCATTGACTTCTTTCACAACGTCACTCACGGAAGCTTCAACAAAGTTGTCGATGTCCACAAAAGGCTAAGTAATCTTTCTAGGCAGATTGAGAATATGGGCTTGCATGAGGCAACTCCACGGTTTGACAAATTACTTAGGCCAGTGACCACTTCTTTCCGCACTGAGCCAAAGATATTTGGTCGTGAGAAGGAACTGGAGGAAGTGATGAGATTGCTTGGTGTACCGAACTATTGTACCCTGTCGTCTTCAAAACGGAAGAAATCCTCTAATGCAGCAAACAACAAACCAAGGATAACATCTGTTCCTGTTTTGCCAGTAGTTGGAATAGGGGGTGTTGGAAAAACTACTCTGGTCCAGCAGATCACCACACTTCAAAGGGTCAAATCCCACTTTGACAAAATCATATGGATTTGCGTGTCCGATGAATTTGATGTGGAGAGGTTTACTAAAGTTCTCATAAAATCTCTATCAGGCAAAGAGGCAACGGCCAAAAATTTAGATGATCTTCAACAGGATCTTGTTGAAAGAGTGCAGGAAAAAAGGTTCTTGATCATCCTTGATGACATTTGGCCAGATGCCTTGAAGGAGGACGGGCGGTGTTGGAGGAAATTTTGTGCACCTCTCACAAATGTACTTCAGGGAAGTATGTTGTTGGTGACAACTAGGTTTGCAGAGGTTGCTGATTTAGTGGGCACAATGGACTCTTTTGCATTGGAAGGCTTGAAAGATGATGCATTTTGGAATTTTTTCATGCTTTGTGTGTTTGGGTCTGAGGATTCTCACATTGATCCGCAGTTAGAACTAATTGGTAGAAGCATACTTCCCAAGTTTAAGGGCACTCCTTTAGCTGCGAAAACTATTGGAAGGCTATTACGGAAGAGTCGCAACACTGCACACTGGAATGATATACTAAACAATGAACTGTGGCAGATTGAACAAAAGGAGACAGACATTTTGCCAGCTCTTCGGTTGAGTTATATGTATTTACCATTCCATTTGAAAAGATGCTTCTCGTTTTGCGCTGTATACCCCAAAGATTATAATTTTCAAATGGGCAGTCTAGCTGAAATTTGGGTGTCAGAAGGCTTTGTTGAACCTCAAGGTAGCATTCCGCTGCAACACATTGGTTGTCAGTACTTTGAAGAGCTTGTAAATTTGTCTTTCTTCCAGAAACTCCGTGGTGCATATGTAATACATGATTTAATGCATGACATGGCCCAGCTAGTTTCAAAGGAGGAATGCTTCATTGTGAAGAATGCAAATGACGTTGAAAATGTTCCTCAAAATGTTCGCCATCTATCAATACTCTCAACCTACGTTAAGTCAGCAGGCATACAGAGCCTATGGAAGCACACAAAGCTGCGCACCCTACTTTGCAACAATTACCTGACGAGTAGCATTCCTACTTCAGTGATGGACCGTTGGTTTACTGAGCTTAAATGCTTGCGTGTCGCCTCCATGTGTACATTACCACAGAGTATTGGTAACCAGAAGCATCTCCGGTACCTTGAAATCTCTGGATATGGCCTTGGCAACAGCCTTCCTTCATCATTCTGTAGCCTATATAACCTGCAGATTTTATATGCTACGGCATGCACAGTTAATGAATTACCAAGAGGTTTCAATAAGCTGATCAATCTGCAAAAGTTCAAATCAAATTTTCCTATAAAAGTGGAAATTGATGCTGCAGAGTGGGGAGAGAAAATTGGGTTGATAAACAATTTTAATCAAACTACAACAGATTTGATTATATACAATCTTGGTGCAATAAGTAAGGATCATGCCGCCGAACTTAAGGAAAAGATACATCTCAATAGCCTTACTCTAGGATGGTCATCTTTGATATGTCCAGAGCACAATGAGACAGATGTGATTGAAGCTCTACATCCTCCCACCAACATCAAGTCTGTGTACCTCAATGGTTATCCAGGTGAATGCCTTCCAAGTTTGTTTGCTAATTTAGCTGCGGTGACAGTGGACAACAATAATGGTATAGTTGGCACCAATTTTGGATCATTAACAGAACTAAGCATTGAAGGGTGCCGAAAGTTATCAAACCTGGAACAATTTCTACAACCAGCTTATGTACCTGCCATCAGAAAAATAGTAATTTCTGATTGCCCAAGTTTAAAATCAATACCAACTGAATGGTTCGAATATTTCCCTTCCCTACAAGAACTGAATATGTACAAGTGTCCAAATATTACACATCTGTTGGCTCCATGCATAAAGAAGCTCATTCTAAGTTCGGTGAATCTCAGAGACTTCATGGATT ATCTGGGCTCAAATTTCAATAAccatgagttctgggagtactgtgaaAACAGCGGGATCGATGTCCAGTATGTCTCCATCGCTCATTcgcgggccaacggccaggttgagcgcaccaACGGGATGTTGCTGGAAGctttgaagaaaagactacatgacattggcaacaccaaagggggCAAGTTGCTCAAGGAGCTAACCAAtatcctctgggggcttcgcacatag